A single region of the Myripristis murdjan chromosome 3, fMyrMur1.1, whole genome shotgun sequence genome encodes:
- the fibinb gene encoding fin bud initiation factor, protein MAFLHLLLCAGMFSAPLGAAFFNGPLHPEMSNGTFHHYFVPDGDYEENDDPEKCQMLFKMTDDRKCGLDEDHDSVIRDDFTIIKRQIEDSARVLEGIGKSISYDLDGEDSYGKYLRRETAQISEAFTNSEKSLLELEVKFKQSQESELKEEHRINDDFLNMVVHTRDVLKETLDISLGLKDKHELLSLIIRSHGTRLSRLKNEYMKF, encoded by the coding sequence ATGGCTTTTCTTCACTTGCTACTGTGCGCCGGGATGTTCTCAGCGCCGCTCGGTGCAGCTTTTTTCAACGGACCTCTGCATCCGGAGATGTCGAACGGCACTTTTCATCATTATTTCGTGCCGGACGGCGACTACGAGGAGAACGACGACCCGGAGAAATGTCagatgcttttcaaaatgaccGACGACCGAAAGTGCGGTCTCGACGAGGACCACGACTCCGTCATACGGGACGATTTCACCATAATCAAGAGGCAGATCGAGGACTCGGCCAGGGTGCTGGAGGGGATCGGGAAAAGCATCTCGTACGACCTGGACGGAGAGGACAGCTACGGCAAATATTTGAGGAGGGAGACGGCGCAAATAAGCGAGGCGTTTACAAACTCGGAGAAATccctgctggagctggaggtcAAATTCAAACAGAGCCAGGAGAGCGAACTGAAGGAGGAGCACCGGATTAACGACGACTTTCTCAACATGGTCGTCCACACGCGGGACGTCCTGAAGGAGACGCTGGACATCTCGCTGGGGCTGAAGGACAAGCACGAGCTCCTGTCCCTCATCATCCGCAGCCACGGCACGCGACTGAGCCGGCTGAAGAACGAATACATGAAGTTTTGA